CGCACCTGCCGAGGGCGCGACCGCCGATCCCCTCCGCCCCGGCGACGAGCGCACGGCAGGCTGAGCTCGATCAGGGAAGGGTGAGACCGAGGAAGGGCGAGCTCTACCGAGCACGGCTGAGCTCCACCGTGGAGCAGACGGGCCGTACAGCCCGAAGACCTCAGCGCAGCTTCCGCGCCAGGGTCGTGATGACGTGCCAGTGCTTCTTGTCGGCGAGGAAGCGGCCGTCCTCGTCCCGCACGGACCGGTCGATGACCTGGAATCCGCGGAACATGTCGTCGATCTCCTCGAAGCGCAGCGTGGCGACGTCGGGGAGCTCCGCCCAGGAATCGTTGGGGCCGAAGAAGTCCACCGCCATCACACCGCCGCGAGGCAGCGCCGCGACCAGCTTCTCCCACACCTGCGGCAGCGCCTCCGGGCCCAGCAGGCCCAGGGTGTAGGTGGAGTAGACGATCTTCGCGTCGGGGAAGGACTCGACGTCCTGGATGTCGGTGTGGTGGAACTCCACCGAGCCCGTCATCCGCTCGTTCTCCACCAGACGCGCGGCGAGGGTGTCATCGCTGTCGTAGGCGTGCACGGTCCAGCCGTGCCGCGCGAACTGCAGGGAGTCCGCGCCGGCGCCCGCGCCGAGGTCGAGCACGACCCC
This genomic interval from Brachybacterium aquaticum contains the following:
- a CDS encoding class I SAM-dependent methyltransferase, which translates into the protein METAEKVDWAALNAHAAGRPARRLVSKAIAAAGGDRHPGVVLDLGAGAGADSLQFARHGWTVHAYDSDDTLAARLVENERMTGSVEFHHTDIQDVESFPDAKIVYSTYTLGLLGPEALPQVWEKLVAALPRGGVMAVDFFGPNDSWAELPDVATLRFEEIDDMFRGFQVIDRSVRDEDGRFLADKKHWHVITTLARKLR